DNA sequence from the Euwallacea fornicatus isolate EFF26 chromosome 2, ASM4011564v1, whole genome shotgun sequence genome:
TTCATGATTATCAAGGTATAAAGCAAGGAACGCACAAGGGCAAATAGGATTGGTGCCGAGGAACTATTTACAAGAACTCTCGGATTATATGGATAGGCCGTTCCAAGATAAGGCCAAATCGGAAAGGCTGGAGTCGTCAATGGTTAGCTCTCAAGTGAGTTTTCAGTTTATAGAACTTCATACTGTTttctattggaaaaaaaactaacctgaactcaCTTTCATACTATTTTTAGCAGATAGAAATAATAAGAACAATTTTGCACAAttgcaattatttttgcattagTTTGCGCAACGGACAacggtattaaaattttaggacATTCATAACGTGGGTTTTAGGTCTCAATGATCGACAAGCCACACTTGATCGACAGACCCTGGTACTACGGATGCATCACGCGAAGCGTTTGTGATAATTTATTGAACCAATACGGCCATGATGGGGATTTCCTGATCAGAGATAGTGAGACAAAtgtaagtgatttttttaattaaaaaaacgaagGATTTCTGATTTGTCTGGAATGTCAGAAGGATTTGCATTTATGAGTTACAAAGttaatataagaaaattgttGCGTGGATAATGTCTTTGTTTGTATTCACCAAAATATCAAGAGATTAtacaaaatggtgaaaattttaaacgaaactaaaatttaaatttataaatcgaGAGTGAATGTTGTGGGCAAAATTTCTTGGGGCATTACCtaacattttcttaaaattcttaaaacaatatatttcggaatattgtataatattataaaaaataatatataatcgGAACTATATACCATATACATGCACATATACGTAaatctcttaatttttttatgtaatctttatttttgcaaACTGCAGATTTATAATATTAGAATACTTCCATTTAAGGTAagatgtatataaaaaatacagagaaaattaaaaagctaGTCGAACTGCATCAGACAGACGTTCCAGACATAtcagaaaaaatttcattaaccaATTTAGTCGgacaaaagtttcattttcactCTCACGTGTGTCTTATAAAGTAGGACAACAATCAAGAAGTGCCAGGAtcacatttttgtaattttgaattCACTTTATTTGATAGGTGGGAGACTACTCCGTCTCTCTCAAAGCCCCTGGCCGAAACAAACACTTTAGGGTGCACGTGGAGGGCGCCCTCTACTGCATCGGACAACGAAAATTCCATACTCTAGACCAACTGGTCGACCACTACCAGAGGGCGCCCATTTATACGAACAAACAGGGCGAGAAACTCTATCTCGTCCGACCTCTACCCAAGACAAAATAAGCTTTTCTctgctctctctctctctttgattgtaaaaaaattggctTTTCTTCCCGGGGAACTGTGGTTTTTTCGGTGAAACCTCCGGAACAACCATCATTTATATTATAGGTAGATAATATGGCGTGTGAGTGttattcgttttctttttaaaattgcgagtgattttgagatatttatgaTAAGTAGAAGGAAGTGAGTTTGAGGAAAATGCCAATGACAAGAATAGAATCAAGTGAGTTTAAGTAGGATAATGTTTTAGCTAATGTAAAAAGATCAGTCTGGCAACATGACTTCTCTTTTGTTTTCGATAATATTGAACTTATTGATGATAATGGTGTTGTTTGAAGTTTGTCAACATTGcattattgatttaaaatctgtgcgtttatttataaagggtgtgtattaaaaaaattgtacagcGCATAACGTAACGCATTCCTACTAGTTATAATGCGTAAAAATTGcatagaaggaaaaaaaagaactttcTATGTCATTGCTTATGTAAATGTTATGTGCTGCATAGATGGTAATAGGTATAACTATAAAGCCAACTTGGTATGTTAATCGCTATGTAATCCAGTTTCCTTGAGCATGCGTCTAATCTAATTAATCGACGTCAACACATAAGTCATTTGTGAAAGAGtacgtaataaaaatataccgCAACATCAATTTTTATCCTTTGCGACTTTCCTAGCCAACTGAAGTGGTTTACGTTCGATCTgttgttaataatttacattttttggttATTATCTAAAACCTATGTGCTAGTGTGCGGTAttgtgagatttttttaacgctcacccattaaaaattaaaaatgcttgTTTTGTTCGTGATCTGTTGTTTTCGTCATGTTTATTCCTGTTCTGCCAACATTATCATAACacaattgattaattagtCAATTATAACATCTCAGTGCTGACCTAAAACTTAAGTAAGAATTACTGAATTGAGAAAAACTAATATATCCTTGGCATTTTCCCgtattttattaatgtataTCTGGTCATATTTATACagagttttgttaatttttgtaaataatccATAAGTTATTATTTTCGTAGTTAAGGCATAAATCATAAGGTAAGGATCTAAAGAATCTGAATTATTTCCAATACTAGTTCGGTAAGAATGTCGAATTTTTGTTCGTTGACTTTTAAAGCATGTGAATGTAAATTAACGGCGGGGGGGTTCTAATAAGAAAACATCACTGTGAACTCCTGCATGTGCTtccaaatacagggtgtgaattAACGAAAAGATCAGTATGATAATtatactcaattttttaatgttgcttaGTGCAATCTTGCAGCATATGAGCTTCTCTTGCTTCGTCGTTCATATACACCTTGTATTCTCGAAATGATTACCGTGCTAATTAACGCTTCAAACCAAGGGTAAGATGTATCTTTAAGTGAACAGTTCCCGTCCTAAAAAAAACACGTTAATTTTAGTCAAGAAAACCCTTTATGCGACGTTCCAAGTCTGAAAGTTATTTTCGTTTATGAATCCAGAAATGAATTGAGTAAAAATGCATACATTTACAGATTCAAAGACTTATACCTGCTAAAAGTCGTAtggataaaataattcatattcTTAAACTCAAATGTAATCAGAGGCATTGTGCGGCTTTGAACCCAATACTCGTATTATGGAGCTGACCTACTTCAGATTAAAGTTTCATAATACTTATAGCGTACTATGATTTTATAAGTAAAAGTCATGcgaaatagtttttattgttttatttctacTGGAACATTTGTTGAAGATTTCCACAAAGTTATTAATGATAAATTCTGTTTAATCGTATTTATAATTATCAACGTCTGGGTCGACGGTGTCTTGCCTGAAGGTTTCTACTTCAGCTTGACTGTCTGCTTGCACCAATTTTTTCCCACTTGGCTGAATATTACTGGACATAAGctataaaaatacataatttttgccTAGTTACCTTGGGATGCATCAAAACGAACGGCAGTTCTGCGCTTAGCTCGCCTCCTAAAGCTCCAAGATAGAGCTTCACTTTTACTGCGTAAGAAACAATTATCCCGAATGCATCTCTTTGGTCAGGAGTAGCCAACCTGAAAGTTTAatcataagtaaaaaattatgtgaacTTGAAATCTGCACTTACAAAGTAGTAGAAGCTAAATTAGTGTCCTGCTTTTTAAGCTGGCCATCCAAAGCTATCCCCCTTCTATCTTTATTCGATGACAATAATGGCATTAAATAGATAACCTTTTGTAAGCTTGAACCTGGGCTTATAGGACAACCCTccctatgaaaaatattcttgttctgttaataatttcaaacagCGTTTAAATAACTTCTACTGAGTTTCCAGACTGGCCACAGTGGTTCTATATTGTCCATTCTGGAAGAGAACCACGTCAACGCCTTGTTGCACCATccctttaattttcttcactaCTTTATTACTGTTATTTCGCACGCAGATGTTGACAGCAATTTTCTCACCATGATGATACACCTAAAAATATTGtgctttcaaaaaaaattagttgtgCAAGATTATGGTAAAACCTGTTTATCCAGAGAAACTTCCAGTTCCAACTCTCCAGGACTCATCATGAAATCCTTACGCACAACGGTACAGGGTTGCCTGCCCTGTTTCGAGGGTGCATATTGCACCTTCCTTATACCCATCGATACAGTGCTGCGCTTGTGAGTCCGATCAGTTTCGTTCTCGCCTACGAATAACTTGATGTAGTAATGAACTCCGCAAGGTTGCCCGTCATCGTCTTGGCCTGTAAACTGTTGATTTTAGTCGagaaattttcagcaattgcGAAAGAATAAATTCTACCTGGCTGAAGAGAAACAGAAGCTGGCGCACTCGGTGCTAAAACGAACCTAAAGGGGTAGCAATTGCGCCCCAGTTTTCTTTGAAGACGGTCCTGCAGTTTAGTTGTTTCAAGTTTTTCGGGAGGGGGATAAACTTGCTGGGAGGCAAGGTAAAGATCCTTTTGGAAATTGAGGCCCATCACCTCGTCCTCTTCGCGCCCGTAGCGAAAGCTGCAAACCACTTGACCGAAGATTTTGCGGTCTCTGTAGTCTTCGTCTATGGCTACCACACCATCTATAGaggattttaatgttttaggTGTGAGATGTGACAAATAATTACAACTTTATCCAGTAATTTTTGACTCCGTACTACAACTAAATAccacgatttttttccttaccaATGGGCTCGACCCCTGAAATGTGGTCCACGAAGTCCCTCTTGCCCAAATATATGGTAAGTTTGCCATTTGGCGActgtttcttgaaaactctCAAATTGAAAACCATTTTGATTATGTAGAAGCACTTAAATCAGTGGTTAAACGTAAAATTCTGAACGCAGAGCTTCTCCAGTTTTTCTTATATATGGGATTTTCTAAGGATTCGTCCCCTAATCTGATTAGGCATTATTTTTTGCACTCGTCAACAACTTCCTGCACATGGGGATTacgctttaattaaattaaaaccagTTTTTCAGGTGATGCAAATTTTGTTTCTAAAAAGGGGAATTTATCAAAACCCAACCGTCTTCAGtacttttatatttatcaCTTATAATAACgccataataataataaatgagaGTGAGAGAGAGCTACCATATACACGATTACAATTGGCGTCGTCATTGGTTACAATACGACtaacatttaaacttttagtCCGGTATTAGTCTACGCGAATCgatgaacaaaataaacagaaaataaaaaagtataattGGTAATATAATAGGCTATTTACAGACAAACGTACAAGAAAGACACTCTACAGGGTTTGCTGTATGTAcatgtttttaaatacttaaaacacttaattaaaaacttcgtAAAAGGGCAATTTGCCGgagaaacgatttttttcttacttaaGGCTAATGTTTTATACCTATGAAACAACTACATAATTGTTAATTCGAGTCTTTTAACCCATAATCGCTTATACATGTATGTTATCAAACAACAGTTAAGCTTAAAAAGGACAGTCCTTAAagagttaaatttaataatgtacTGGGTGTCTCGTTTAAGTTTAACCAGTGTAATTATACCTGTGTATTACCCTTCATTTGAATACAATTACTCAATAACATATCTTAGAAACAAGACCCCCTATACATCAAATAAAAGCGTAATATAAATCAGTTCCAATAAAATGTATACATTATGCGACCATGTACTTTTTACACTTCCAAAACCATCAGCACAAACATGTCCTgtcattttcatttctttaattagTAGATATTTGTATCACAGTTCACCGAATTTTAATACTCGTTGCGTATGCATTTATCAGTCCTTTCTTTTAACTTAAGATGCGTTTTCACTGTTTTCTTTTTGTGCGTTTTCGGCCTCGCGTTGATGCCGTGCAGCGGCAGCTGCGGCGGACCGACTTGCGCTCGAACGCAAATTCTTCTTTTCCATCACTGCTTCGGGATCCAACAAGATTTCACCGGATTTTCGTTTCCCTGTATCgagaaaaaaacatgaaaagttaCTATCAATGGTCTTTTTTCATCAGTAAATGGTTTTACCTCTGCGTTTCGTACTTTTCTTTGGTGCGGCGTCGGCACTTTCACCTTCACCGTCTTTGGTGGCTTCGTCTTTGGATGTAGGCGCCTCAGACACAGTCATTTCTTCGGCGGCGGTGGAGGCATTGTCTGTACAGGCTATTTCCTCCAATGTTTCCGTAGGTTCGCCCTTTTCAGGAGTCGATCCAGAAGTCACCACTGAGGATGGCAGCAGGGTTTCGATGTCTACTCCTTcctatattcaaaaaataaacacatgGTGTTACTGGAAGGGCCAATATCTTGGTTTCAGAGAATATGGTTTGTAGATGGTAGAAAATGATTTAATCTGGTTATAAAAACGCAAGTATGTAATATTAATcgacaattaaaataaataataaaggaaACCGTTAATAGATAGACGTGCGAAAGACTTGTACTGGTGCTGGTTGAGTACATAAACTGCTCGTcctcaataatttaaattttgtgacctttcaaaaaCTCTGGGGAGAGAACGTATTCTTGGACAATTCTTAAACTCCCAATATTGAAGCAAAACAATGATCGATTATTTACGAATATTTTATGTCTTCCTGCCAAAACAATCGTAATTTACACCATGCCTTTTCAGGAACAATACAAGATACTCCCAACCAATATCCCAATTTAAAGCATACACTCACATTCTCAGAAGGTCCTTTTTCAGGTACTTCTGGTTCCCCCGAAGTCGGCTGCACTTCATTCTCTCCCCCCGCCAGCTCTTCTTTTCCCACCTCCACCTTTCCCTTCTTTGCTGAAGGTTCTTCTCGTTCTTCCACCTTCTCCAAACTAACGTCCGACTCAACCGACTCCCTGGCCCGTTTACTGGTATTAACGGGAGTACTACTCAATCCCGTGGGCATATGCAGACGGGCCTTTTCCTCAGCCAGGGCTTTGGCGACTAAATCAGCGTTCGATTTGGTTAGGTGCTCCAAAGGGCTTTTTTCTAGATGTTCCTGAGATTTTTTTGTCACTTGAGTCACTTGAGCTTCCAGAAGCTTGGTGAAATCAGCTAGACCAGGCAGAGATGGGGTGCGCTTGTCTTTTGAGGTGAAATCAGTTGGAAGCATTCCTAGATTATTGAACATTGATAATTAAGGAAATATAATTCTTTCGTTCTACAAGCAAAATGGTTATACAGGGTCACTGATAAGCTGCAAACGGTTCGATACTTCAGaatcacaaaattttcaattcttgtCTTTGTTGTATTGAACCGTTGAATGACTGAGTAACTGTATAATTTTGATACTTGATGACACGTTACAAGACTATTATACAGGACGTTTGGAAATTAGGGCAAAAAATTGTGGGTAGGATTCAAATGAGAAATCTAAATTGTACAAACCTCTCAAACTCTCCAACGCCTTCCGCTTGTCTTCCTTTTTATCAAACTTCCCCCTGTCTTTCATCCCCATATCCAAACCTTTGGAGATTCCCTCCAAAATCTGCGTGTCAGGGGGCAAAAGTAAAGCGGCGTTGTGGGCATCCTTGGTTGACGGCCTGCTCTGGTGTTTCATACTACTAGAAACCATACCGCTAGATGATGTCGTTGTAGTACTACTAGAAGAGGGTCTGGGACTGGGAGCGCTACCCGATTTCATTTTGCCCGAACTCTGTGTTCCCAGACCTCCGCCGTTAAGTAAGCCCAAACTATCATAGGCTGACATTCCCGGCTGGAGGGCAAAGGGATTTAAACCCCCAAGACCCAACGGTGTATACAGCAAACTCGGATTGGGGAAGAAGAACGGGAACGAGTTAGTTGTGGGTATGGAAGACGACGAAGAGGATGATCCTTTGGTCGAGGCATGTGCTTCTTGTGGTTTCTCTGCGTGTTTCGCATTAGAAGAACTGGAGGACGATTTTGTGTTCGAGCTCTTCGGTCCAGAACTAGCTGCCGCTGCTGTGGCACTGGCCAAGACAGCCGGATCCATGCCGCCCAATCCAGGCAATCCTAGCCCGGCTAGATTAGCAAATAAGTTCATGTTGGAGAGATTCCCCAAGCCAGCCATGGAACTCATAGGCAAACCGGCGAATGGCATCAACAGCGGATTGGTTTTGGGGTCAAACTGCCCGAGATTTGACAAACCGGACAGCAAGGAACTGTTCAGATTTGATAATGATGGGAAAGACATGTTAGAGGGAAGGGAGGTAACCACTGAGGCCGAGCTGACACTAGATGTGGATCCTGTGGGACTGGACAGTACTGGAGGTCTGCCGGAAGAAGCAGATTTTTGTTTGGAGCCTCCGGCTAAAACACTGCTGCTGGATAATCCTGACAGACCAGAACCTGGAACATTAGAGAATACTTATGTTATACATTATACAGGATCTCCCAGCTAAGAATCGACAGCTTAGGGATTTTGAAAACGATAAGTGGCGCATTTTATATTCTagaaaatgcagttttaaaatttatcaaaatatttaaatttttttcagactTTTGTCTAACCCATTGACtacgaaactttttaaaaaacttttattactttttttttataatatcatGAAAGATTAGCGTTATTACAATAATCATATAGCAAATATGCCAATTTTAGTGTTGTAAGgtgtgttaaaaaataataaaaaatagtctGACGATGAATTTATCAGGTAAAAACGGTAAATAAACGGAAACAAATTATACATGGGTCTGTGAGGAATAAAAAGcactttcaaaatatgaaataaaatttccaggtctgtatttaaaataatgaaattgataACGATTACTTAGTTACTAAAAGCTGTTCAATGACGTTCGATTTGTCGTAttgtagagaaaaaaaaatgtgaaacttgataattaaatttttttcagtcataAAAAGTTTAGGAAATACGAgggattgaaattttggatcattctcatatttttccaaatatctaGGAAACCACTCAAAATGTGGCAACATTGTAGCGGTTTCCTTAACCAGCTCTACAAGGGGCCACTTTTATCTAATTTAACCGAAGTTGTAGCTCTTATCGTTACGGAGATAGTAATGGTAGGCACACCAAAAAAAGATCTCGTGTAAGTAAATTAGAAGACGAACCAGTCGATATACAGACGTATGTCACATTTTCGATATATGGTTCTGCCAAACATATTACAATCCGTTTCTGTTACACAAAAATAGTGAATCCGATCATATCGTATATTTGGAATTAGATTCTTTGTAAGATTCCTCTATCCATTAACTTTTGCAGGAGtattgtattttgaaaaatacaaacGGGTTATCAACGTTACCAATAAAATACCGTCATTTGTTTAAAGTGTGATAACTGCCTTAGCATCAATATCAAATGGTGCTGCACGTTTTGTAACTACTCTGGTAATATCTACTAACTAGTTCCTCTACTAACTCTCGCCTAACTACTAACTTGTCGAGGATCGTTTTCTAatacaaacaaaattccaCTAGGTATGCATTTTTCAAGTTCAGGCACCACATTTTATAACGGAAACGAATAAACTGTTTGCATCCGTGGCATTCGTAATATTTAATCACATGTTTATCATATCATAAATTCtgcattaattgaaaattagcCAAACATTTCTCTTTTATTGCATTACTAATCAAACTCAATTTACAAACCTTATCGGCTGGAACTGTGTGAGAATTATTCACCATGTGAAAAAATCTCTAGATTTGAATAGGCAACCATCTGACGGCCAAGTAATAAACATCGAAAGGCCATTTTTAAGTGGATCGCTTTTAAGTAGTAGAAAAAACCATTaactataaaaacatttagttCTAATGCCGTAACTGTAACGGCAAGGTGAGCCATACTGTTTACCGATCAAGTGACAACCGgtttacaagattttttttactttgaacgTCACTATGGGAAAGCAAAAAAGGCAGAAATGATTTATGATGCCATATGGTATCTGTCTTCGCTAATGcgatttaaagaaatatttt
Encoded proteins:
- the Arr1 gene encoding arrestin homolog, coding for MVFNLRVFKKQSPNGKLTIYLGKRDFVDHISGVEPIDGVVAIDEDYRDRKIFGQVVCSFRYGREEDEVMGLNFQKDLYLASQQVYPPPEKLETTKLQDRLQRKLGRNCYPFRFVLAPSAPASVSLQPGQDDDGQPCGVHYYIKLFVGENETDRTHKRSTVSMGIRKVQYAPSKQGRQPCTVVRKDFMMSPGELELEVSLDKQVYHHGEKIAVNICVRNNSNKVVKKIKGMVQQGVDVVLFQNGQYRTTVASLETQEGCPISPGSSLQKVIYLMPLLSSNKDRRGIALDGQLKKQDTNLASTTLLATPDQRDAFGIIVSYAVKVKLYLGALGGELSAELPFVLMHPKPSGKKLVQADSQAEVETFRQDTVDPDVDNYKYD